A stretch of Natronococcus sp. CG52 DNA encodes these proteins:
- a CDS encoding ABC transporter permease: MSVLRIVAKRVALGAVAAWAVLTAVFAAFTVSRDWVEGGIEGTMRFQGASEGEVENAVNEYLATHGLDRPLWEQYVDWMGSMLTLDWGDSFFIGSDPQSNAALFETGDPVFPMVMEAAARTAIYVLPAIAIAVLLGTLIGLYAALRPQRRLAKSGSGTAYLLFAVPNFWIGGMALSLAAGGRIPHSSLAFEHLLPIALTATTLLGAYVSYARAHSLEYSSAEFVTLVRAKGAGPIRVARHIVRNAAIPLFSMLFTEVLALLVLAVFVIESLFQIDGFGLLLFEAIHLRDLPVVLGCTLVIIGVGIVGNIVQDVAYSGLDPRVDTGTR; this comes from the coding sequence GTGAGCGTGCTGCGGATCGTCGCGAAGCGAGTCGCGCTGGGCGCCGTCGCCGCGTGGGCGGTGCTGACGGCGGTGTTCGCCGCGTTCACCGTGAGCCGCGACTGGGTCGAAGGTGGAATCGAGGGAACGATGCGGTTTCAGGGAGCCAGCGAGGGGGAAGTCGAAAACGCCGTCAACGAGTACCTCGCGACGCACGGACTCGACCGTCCGCTGTGGGAACAGTACGTCGACTGGATGGGAAGCATGCTCACGCTCGACTGGGGGGACTCGTTTTTCATCGGCAGCGATCCGCAGTCGAACGCGGCACTCTTCGAGACCGGCGACCCCGTGTTCCCCATGGTGATGGAGGCCGCCGCTCGAACGGCGATCTACGTTCTCCCGGCGATTGCGATCGCCGTCCTGCTGGGAACGCTGATCGGACTGTACGCCGCGTTGCGTCCCCAGCGTCGACTCGCAAAATCGGGGTCGGGGACCGCCTACCTGCTGTTTGCGGTGCCGAACTTCTGGATCGGCGGGATGGCGCTCTCGCTGGCCGCTGGCGGTCGGATCCCTCACTCGAGTCTGGCGTTCGAACACCTGCTACCGATCGCGTTGACCGCGACGACGCTGCTCGGTGCGTACGTAAGCTACGCGCGCGCACACTCCCTCGAGTACTCGAGCGCCGAGTTCGTGACCCTCGTTCGGGCAAAAGGAGCGGGACCGATTCGCGTCGCGAGACACATCGTCCGAAACGCGGCGATCCCGCTGTTCTCGATGTTGTTTACGGAGGTCCTCGCCCTGCTCGTCCTCGCCGTCTTCGTGATCGAGTCGTTGTTCCAGATCGACGGCTTCGGACTGTTGCTCTTCGAAGCGATCCACCTGCGGGATCTCCCGGTCGTGCTGGGCTGTACGCTCGTCATCATCGGGGTCGGCATCGTCGGGAACATCGTCCAGGACGTCGCCTACAGCGGCCTCGATCCGCGAGTCGACACCGGAACCCGCTGA
- a CDS encoding ABC transporter permease: protein MSDAGDPHRFEDVEWDDLDGSRQFLTPTRAAFLVGLVVVGCIYVLEIAGIDVTGRTFDRLDWVMFLGTVVLGSFGLVPAVRNRTLLARLLRRLFARPVHAAGATFLLGLSLVAVLGSVVLGSPDLAFQHRFHAPYGFTSVNGWHAECLGEITEGEGITRYCDGTAAYPLGTNQRGHPMGHLLVEGARVTLTVLVFTAAFVVPLATVAGVVAGFRGGLVDDLLMSYVDVQLCIPAIVVFFIGYMYWNVSLLLLLVTFGLLSWGGIARLVRSETLQRREDGYVLVARSLGASRSYIAKRHIVPNITNTLVPAIFHLLALLVLVEAGVAFLGFHHIELYSWGSTMQEGLDPHFSGIGLSMHPHEIWWVSTLPAMALTLTLASLKLVGDGVRDALDPRDNH from the coding sequence ATGAGTGACGCTGGCGATCCCCACCGCTTCGAGGACGTGGAGTGGGACGACCTCGACGGGTCGCGCCAGTTCCTCACGCCGACGCGGGCGGCGTTTCTCGTCGGGCTGGTAGTCGTCGGCTGTATCTACGTCCTCGAGATCGCCGGTATCGACGTCACCGGCCGCACGTTCGATCGACTCGACTGGGTGATGTTCCTGGGAACGGTCGTTCTCGGCTCGTTCGGACTGGTGCCCGCCGTTCGGAATCGGACGCTACTGGCTCGCTTGCTGCGTCGTCTCTTCGCTCGACCGGTTCACGCGGCCGGCGCGACGTTTCTGCTGGGCCTCTCGCTCGTCGCCGTTCTCGGCTCGGTCGTCCTCGGATCGCCGGATCTCGCCTTCCAGCACCGGTTTCACGCCCCGTACGGCTTTACGAGCGTGAACGGCTGGCACGCGGAGTGCCTCGGAGAGATTACGGAGGGAGAGGGGATCACCCGCTACTGTGACGGGACCGCGGCGTACCCGCTAGGAACGAACCAGCGCGGTCATCCGATGGGGCACCTCCTCGTCGAGGGGGCGCGCGTCACTCTCACTGTGCTCGTCTTTACCGCCGCGTTCGTCGTTCCGCTCGCGACGGTCGCCGGGGTCGTCGCCGGCTTCCGCGGCGGCCTCGTCGACGATCTGCTGATGAGCTACGTCGACGTCCAGCTGTGTATCCCGGCGATCGTGGTCTTCTTCATCGGCTACATGTACTGGAATGTCTCCCTGCTCCTGTTGCTGGTCACGTTCGGACTGCTCAGCTGGGGTGGTATCGCCCGCCTCGTCAGAAGCGAGACGCTACAGCGCCGGGAGGACGGCTACGTGCTCGTTGCACGCAGTCTCGGCGCCTCGCGTTCGTACATCGCGAAACGCCACATCGTCCCCAACATCACGAACACGCTCGTGCCCGCGATATTCCACCTGCTCGCGCTGCTGGTGCTCGTCGAAGCCGGCGTCGCCTTCCTCGGCTTCCACCACATCGAGCTCTACTCCTGGGGATCGACGATGCAGGAGGGGCTCGATCCGCACTTCTCGGGAATCGGCCTCTCGATGCACCCACACGAGATCTGGTGGGTTTCGACGCTCCCCGCGATGGCCCTCACGCTCACGCTCGCGTCGCTCAAACTCGTCGGCGACGGCGTTCGCGACGCGCTCGATCCACGCGACAACCACTGA